In Candidatus Epulonipiscium viviparus, one DNA window encodes the following:
- a CDS encoding 2-isopropylmalate synthase has product MIKIFDTTLRDGEQAPGYSMNLSEKIEMAAQLENLGVDVIEAGFAIASKGDFTSVAEVAKLIKNSEVASLSRALKKDIDASAEALKGAAFPRIHTFIATSDIHMQYKLKKNEDQVIEITSEMVRYAKKFCQSVEFSAEDATRSRPEFLYKVLEAAITAGATVLNIPDTVGYTSPAEIYDLIVGVRENVRGIDKVDISIHCHNDLGLGVANTLSALKAGATQIECTINGIGERAGNAALEEIIMNIKTRPDIYPYETKINTKEIYPTSKLLTNITGVKVQPNKAIVGDNAFAHESGIHQHGMLSNKATYEIMTPKSIGLADKRMVLGKHSGRHAFVDRLDELGFQLPDAEIDTLFEGFKSLADKKKNITDLDIQMLAMRRNTKIPQTYKLDRFVINSGNTITTTSSMKLIYTNPATNKTEFLEAVIQSYDGPIDASYKAIDCLVGSAFSLEDFLISAVTGGTDAFGEVYVKIKNNKGNIYNGYGISVDIVEASILAYISAINNMVYEENR; this is encoded by the coding sequence ATGATTAAGATATTTGATACAACATTACGCGATGGTGAGCAAGCTCCTGGATATAGCATGAATTTGTCTGAAAAAATTGAAATGGCAGCTCAGCTTGAAAACTTGGGAGTTGATGTTATAGAAGCTGGTTTTGCGATCGCTTCTAAGGGTGATTTCACATCTGTTGCCGAAGTTGCCAAGTTGATTAAAAATTCCGAGGTTGCTAGCCTTTCACGTGCGTTAAAAAAAGACATTGATGCTTCAGCAGAGGCGTTAAAGGGCGCTGCATTTCCTAGAATTCACACATTTATTGCAACTTCAGATATTCACATGCAATACAAACTTAAGAAAAACGAAGACCAGGTTATTGAAATTACAAGCGAAATGGTTCGGTATGCCAAGAAATTTTGCCAATCGGTAGAGTTTTCAGCTGAAGATGCCACTCGCTCTCGTCCAGAATTTTTATACAAAGTATTGGAGGCCGCAATAACAGCTGGTGCCACAGTTTTAAACATTCCAGATACTGTCGGCTATACATCTCCAGCAGAAATATATGATCTAATCGTAGGTGTACGCGAAAATGTACGTGGCATTGATAAAGTTGATATTTCCATACATTGCCATAATGATTTAGGCCTGGGAGTTGCAAACACTTTAAGTGCTCTAAAAGCCGGGGCAACGCAAATCGAATGTACCATCAACGGAATTGGCGAACGTGCCGGAAACGCTGCGTTAGAAGAAATTATAATGAATATAAAAACGCGTCCTGACATTTATCCATACGAAACCAAAATTAATACTAAAGAAATTTATCCTACTAGCAAATTACTTACCAACATTACAGGAGTTAAAGTGCAACCCAACAAAGCAATAGTTGGCGATAACGCATTTGCACATGAATCTGGCATTCATCAACACGGAATGCTTAGCAATAAGGCAACATACGAAATCATGACTCCTAAATCGATAGGGCTTGCAGATAAACGAATGGTATTAGGCAAACATTCTGGTCGACACGCATTTGTTGATAGATTAGATGAGCTGGGATTTCAATTGCCAGACGCAGAAATCGATACGCTTTTTGAAGGATTCAAATCTCTTGCCGATAAGAAGAAAAACATCACAGACCTTGATATACAAATGCTTGCTATGCGTCGAAATACCAAAATTCCTCAAACGTATAAGCTAGACAGATTTGTAATTAATTCTGGAAATACAATCACCACAACATCGAGTATGAAACTTATTTATACCAATCCTGCCACAAACAAAACTGAATTTTTAGAAGCGGTAATACAATCCTATGATGGGCCAATTGACGCATCATATAAGGCCATCGACTGCTTAGTGGGCAGCGCTTTTAGCTTAGAAGACTTCTTAATTTCTGCAGTAACAGGTGGCACAGATGCTTTTGGTGAAGTTTATGTAAAAATCAAAAATAACAAAGGTAATATTTATAATGGATACGGCATAAGCGTGGATATTGTGGAAGCGAGTATCTTAGCTTATATTTCTGCTATTAATAATATGGTTTATGAAGAAAATCGATAA